The Candidatus Manganitrophus noduliformans genome includes a window with the following:
- the ehuD gene encoding ectoine/hydroxyectoine ABC transporter permease subunit EhuD translates to MFDWEFAISILPALLKALRVTLQATLVGISIALLLGLVWAFLGHSGRGLPAKVTAASVEFIRSTPLLVQIYFLFYVAPNFGLTLSPFSAGTLALGLHYSAYTAEVYRAGIEGVPSGQWEAALSLNMGRFLTWRSVILPQAIPPVIPALGNYLVAMFKETPLLAAITVMELLQTAKIIGAQTFRYLEPLTLVGLLFLAVSLVASRLVRRLEVRFGSR, encoded by the coding sequence ATGTTTGACTGGGAATTTGCAATCTCGATTCTGCCGGCGCTGTTGAAGGCGCTCCGGGTCACCCTTCAGGCGACCCTGGTCGGGATCTCCATCGCCCTGCTGCTCGGCCTGGTTTGGGCCTTTCTCGGCCATTCCGGACGGGGCTTGCCGGCCAAAGTGACGGCCGCCTCGGTGGAGTTCATCCGGAGCACGCCGCTGCTGGTGCAGATCTATTTTCTCTTTTATGTGGCGCCGAATTTCGGCCTGACCTTGTCCCCCTTTTCGGCGGGGACCCTCGCCCTCGGCCTCCACTACAGCGCCTATACCGCGGAAGTTTACCGGGCGGGGATCGAGGGGGTTCCTTCGGGACAGTGGGAGGCCGCGCTCTCCTTGAACATGGGCCGGTTTCTCACCTGGCGGTCGGTCATTCTCCCTCAGGCGATTCCGCCGGTGATTCCCGCCCTCGGCAACTACCTGGTGGCGATGTTCAAGGAGACGCCGCTGCTGGCCGCGATCACCGTCATGGAGCTGCTGCAGACGGCGAAGATCATCGGGGCGCAGACGTTCCGTTATCTCGAGCCGCTGACCCTCGTCGGCCTGCTCTTCCTCGCCGTCAGCCTGGTCGCGTCGAGGCTGGTTCGAAGACTGGAGGTGCGGTTTGGAAGCCGCTGA